Proteins from one Bactrocera neohumeralis isolate Rockhampton chromosome 3, APGP_CSIRO_Bneo_wtdbg2-racon-allhic-juicebox.fasta_v2, whole genome shotgun sequence genomic window:
- the LOC126753150 gene encoding uncharacterized protein LOC126753150 codes for MDVISEINEKYSALEAEVDRRLEKIKVDENKLQKLEEQRAKKTPAQANKTLSYEECIERNTNLLKSLDIAKARLRSRSTFSPVEQILEKAIANYKRELATSRQQLTSRLEQVQIHEASSGPEPTRADEG; via the exons ATGGATGTAATAAgcgaaattaatgaaaaatattcggCGCTGGAAGCAGAGGTCGACAGAAGGCTGGAAAAAAT caAAGTTGATGAAAATAAATTGCAGAAATTAGAGGAGCAAAGAGCGAAAAAGACTCCAGCACAGGCAAATAAGACACTCTCATATGAGGAATGCATTGAGAGAAACACGAACTTACTCAAG TCTTTGGATATAGCGAAAGCGCGTTTACGTTCTCGTTCCACTTTCTCGCCAGTTGAGCAAATACTAGAAAAGGCCATAGCGAATTATAAACGGGAATTGGCAACGTCACGACAGCAGTTAACGTCACGCCTCGAACAAGTGCAAATTCATGAGGCGTCATCGGGACCAGAGCCAACCAGAGCGGATGAAGGGTAA